From Candidatus Eremiobacterota bacterium, a single genomic window includes:
- a CDS encoding VWA domain-containing protein yields the protein MLKLSYELSHRLVSDAAASRLYVLVKMSAPAVEREERKALNLGVALDRSGSMSGAKLDSTKHSSKFLISQLSGDDIISVVIFDHSVEVVIPAQKVANKDHMKGRIDQVAVGGNTNLSGGWLAAASEVLKNYSKEKVNRVILLTDGQANEGIKEAPELIAIAEDLGKKGVSTTSIGFGGDFNEDLLRGIAEGGRGNFYFIDTPEKAPRTFAEELTGLLDLFAQNLVLTITPSKQVEYVGIHQDLNVTGDQKGIEISLGDLYAGDEKNVLVEFITPASRAGSEAGISVLKLGYQQVYGKVAFKEVSAFVKVGYGHHDEVAAQTINPIVNRELLICDSIRARKDAVNDADKGDLEKARKKLESSIDNLKKSSFSEDESFREEVKKMESLLGHYGSIEAYRSIGRKQSVFQSYYSSMGKGSVSLSRLKVVPWEVAERLKNAKDAVIVTGGLLQAEYGVPLIREMTYEKEGNTLYLFTSGTFIENEALIWNAIGEKQGEIKALKSFPVYNLLARLESFWRICTVVTENIDGMHLIAGNKNVLELNGSIFRQRCTGEGHRVEQSPPGAGLCTCGSPLRPDIVWLDEEMPDGVKAGLEKRLSQAEVIILVGTALHSLLEPLKKARERDALVIDINNAKTDLTGEANVALTGTIGELFALLWLQIMK from the coding sequence ATGCTGAAGCTTTCTTATGAACTGAGCCACAGGCTTGTGTCAGATGCTGCGGCAAGCCGACTTTACGTGCTGGTGAAGATGTCGGCACCTGCCGTGGAGCGCGAGGAGCGCAAAGCCCTCAACCTCGGTGTCGCCCTTGACAGGAGCGGCTCAATGTCAGGCGCGAAGCTCGACTCCACCAAGCATTCCTCAAAGTTCCTCATCTCGCAGCTTTCAGGTGACGATATCATATCCGTGGTGATTTTCGACCATAGCGTGGAAGTGGTGATCCCCGCGCAGAAGGTGGCGAACAAGGACCACATGAAAGGCAGGATAGATCAGGTGGCCGTGGGCGGCAACACGAACCTCTCAGGAGGCTGGCTTGCCGCGGCTTCCGAGGTGCTGAAGAACTACAGCAAGGAGAAGGTGAACAGGGTTATCCTCCTCACTGACGGCCAGGCGAATGAAGGGATCAAGGAGGCGCCGGAGCTCATCGCCATAGCGGAGGACCTGGGGAAAAAAGGAGTCTCCACGACATCCATCGGCTTTGGTGGCGATTTCAACGAGGATCTGCTCAGGGGCATCGCCGAGGGGGGGAGAGGCAATTTCTATTTCATCGACACCCCTGAAAAGGCTCCCAGGACCTTTGCCGAGGAGCTCACGGGCCTCCTGGACCTCTTTGCCCAGAACCTCGTGCTCACCATCACCCCGTCGAAGCAGGTGGAATACGTGGGAATTCATCAGGACCTCAACGTGACGGGCGACCAGAAGGGCATAGAGATCTCCCTGGGCGATCTCTATGCCGGCGATGAAAAGAACGTCCTCGTGGAGTTCATCACGCCTGCATCACGCGCCGGGAGCGAAGCGGGCATCTCGGTGCTGAAGCTTGGCTACCAGCAGGTCTACGGTAAAGTTGCATTCAAGGAGGTCTCGGCCTTCGTGAAAGTGGGCTACGGCCACCATGACGAGGTAGCGGCCCAGACAATCAATCCCATAGTCAACAGGGAGCTCCTGATATGCGATTCCATTAGGGCAAGAAAGGACGCCGTCAATGATGCCGACAAGGGTGACCTTGAGAAGGCGAGGAAGAAGCTCGAGAGCTCCATTGACAACCTGAAGAAAAGCAGCTTTTCCGAAGACGAGTCTTTCCGTGAAGAGGTGAAAAAGATGGAGAGCCTCCTCGGGCATTATGGCTCCATTGAAGCATACCGGAGCATCGGGAGGAAGCAGTCGGTTTTTCAGAGCTACTATTCCTCCATGGGGAAGGGATCGGTCTCCCTGTCGCGGCTCAAGGTTGTGCCCTGGGAAGTGGCGGAGAGGCTCAAGAACGCCAAGGATGCCGTGATAGTCACAGGGGGTTTGCTGCAGGCTGAATACGGAGTCCCCCTGATCCGCGAGATGACCTATGAGAAAGAGGGTAACACGCTCTACCTCTTCACAAGCGGGACATTCATCGAGAACGAGGCGCTCATATGGAATGCCATCGGGGAGAAGCAGGGTGAAATAAAGGCATTGAAGTCTTTCCCTGTCTATAACCTGCTGGCCCGCCTGGAGAGCTTCTGGAGAATATGCACCGTGGTCACGGAAAACATAGACGGGATGCACCTGATTGCGGGGAACAAGAATGTCCTGGAGCTCAACGGGAGCATCTTCAGGCAGCGCTGCACGGGGGAGGGCCACAGGGTGGAGCAATCGCCGCCGGGCGCCGGCCTCTGCACCTGCGGGAGTCCTCTGAGGCCCGACATCGTGTGGCTTGACGAGGAAATGCCTGACGGTGTGAAAGCCGGGCTTGAGAAACGGCTCTCTCAGGCGGAAGTGATTATCCTCGTGGGAACGGCCCTTCACAGCCTTCTGGAGCCATTGAAAAAAGCCAGGGAGCGCGACGCTCTTGTCATTGACATTAACAATGCAAAGACCGATCTCACCGGCGAGGCGAACGTGGCGCTCACAGGAACCATCGGGGAGCTCTTCGCGCTGCTGTGGCTCCAGATAATGAAGTAA